The Comamonas piscis region CCACCAATGCCGCCCAGCGACGAGATGGAGATGCAGCCGCCTTGCATGTCAGCTGCGCCCAGCTTGCCATCGCGTGCCTTCTTGGCCAGCTCGCCCATTTCTGCGCTGATCTGGATGATGCCCTTTTTGTCGGCGTCCTTGAGCACCGGCACCATCAGGCCATTGGGCGTGTCTGCCGCAAAGCCGATGTTGAAGTACTGCTTGTAGACCAGGGTGTCGCCATCGAGGCTAGTGTTGAACTCAGGGAATTTCTTGAGTGCAGACACCAACGCCTTGATCACAAAGGCCAGCATGGTGACCTTGACGCCGCTCTTCTCGTTTTCCTTGTTGGTGGAGACGCGGAAGGCTTCGAGCTCGGTGATGTCAGCTTCGTCATTGTTGGTGACGTGGGGGATCATCACCCAGTTGCGGTGCAGGTTGGCGCCCGAGATCTTCTTGATGCGCGACAGATCCTTGCGTTCCACCGTGCCGAACTTGCTGAAATCGACCTTGGGCCATGGCAGCAGATCCAGACCTGCCCCAGAGCCACCACCGGCAGGTGCCTTGGCCGACTGGGCCTTGGTCTGCACGGCACCGGCCATCACCTGCTTGGTGAAGGCTTGCACGTCATCAGCGGTGATACGGCCCTTGTTGCCCGAACCCTTGACCTCTTCCAGCGGCACGCCCAACTCGCGCGCAAACTTGCGCACCGATGGCGATGCATAAGGCATGGCGCCCGATGGGGGTACGGTGGGGTTGTGGGCAGGCACGGCAGCGGCCGGTGCGGCGGCTACTGGCGCTGCAGCCGGGGCTGGAGCGCTTGTAGGGGCGGCCGGCGCGGCAGCAGCCGGTGCTTGCGCTGCCGGTGCTTGCGCTGCCGGTGCTTGCGCTGCCGGTGCTTGCGCTGCCGGT contains the following coding sequences:
- the aceF gene encoding dihydrolipoyllysine-residue acetyltransferase; translation: MALIDIQVPDIGDFAEVGVIELLVKPGDTVTKDQSLITVESDKASMEIPSSHAGVVKEIVVKIGDKIAEGSVVIKLEAAADAAAPAPAAQAPATAAAAPAAAAPAPAAAPTPAPQAAAAPAASGPVEVKVPDIGDFKDVAVIELLVKVGDTVTAEQSLFTVESDKASMEIPSPAAGVVKELKVKIGDTINIGDLVAILEGSAAAAPAAAPAAQAPAAQAPAAQAPAAQAPAAAAPAAPTSAPAPAAAPVAAAPAAAVPAHNPTVPPSGAMPYASPSVRKFARELGVPLEEVKGSGNKGRITADDVQAFTKQVMAGAVQTKAQSAKAPAGGGSGAGLDLLPWPKVDFSKFGTVERKDLSRIKKISGANLHRNWVMIPHVTNNDEADITELEAFRVSTNKENEKSGVKVTMLAFVIKALVSALKKFPEFNTSLDGDTLVYKQYFNIGFAADTPNGLMVPVLKDADKKGIIQISAEMGELAKKARDGKLGAADMQGGCISISSLGGIGGTHFTPIVNAPEVAILGLSKSAMKPVWDGKQFVPRLMLPLSLSYDHRVIDGASAARFNAYLGQVLADYRRIIL